Proteins from one Pontibacter korlensis genomic window:
- a CDS encoding ABC transporter ATP-binding protein, whose product MKTYLRILQFAKPYSRFVPLYSIYTFLGIIFGLFNFTLIIPLLNVLFGEVGQEEAALMATTKPEFSLNIEFFKDFFNYYFGQIILQEGREGALVFVCVMVIISVFLANLFRYLAFRIVGALRAHVVRNMRQTVYKRVTELHLGYFSNERKGDLMTRLTVDIQEVENSVVSTLTVVVREPISIIAFFILLFNMSVELTLFSLILLPLSGGIIAGISKRLKRKAKEGQNSLSFILTIIDETLSGMRVVKAFNAEPFILSKFHDQNNRYARIQRSIANKRDLASPLSEFLGVSVVAGLLLYGGTLVLNQESELSASEFITYIILFSQVLVPAKAMSAAFSNIQRGLVSGDRVLQVIDTKPMITNKPNAKVLPAFRHEIEFRDVAFAYGDKPVLQDINFRIEKGKTVALVGPSGGGKSTLADLLPRFYDPTAGAILIDGHDIRDYTIESVRAQIGVVTQESILFNDTIFNNIAFNKTDATEEEVIAAAKIANAHEFIINSEDGYQTMIGDRGGKLSGGQRQRLSIARAILQNPPILILDEATSALDTESEKLVQEALTNLMKNRTSVVIAHRLSTIQHADEILVLQQGRIVERGTHEELLEHSGLYAKLTQMQLTV is encoded by the coding sequence ATGAAGACCTACCTTCGCATACTTCAGTTTGCCAAACCTTACAGCCGGTTTGTGCCATTATATTCCATTTATACTTTCCTGGGCATCATCTTCGGGCTTTTCAACTTTACGCTGATCATTCCTTTGCTAAACGTTCTGTTTGGCGAGGTAGGCCAAGAAGAAGCAGCGCTGATGGCTACCACCAAACCGGAGTTCTCGCTCAACATCGAATTTTTCAAAGACTTCTTCAACTACTATTTCGGACAGATCATACTGCAAGAAGGTCGTGAGGGTGCCTTGGTGTTCGTGTGTGTTATGGTGATCATCTCGGTGTTCCTCGCCAACTTGTTCCGGTACCTGGCCTTCCGAATAGTGGGTGCGCTACGGGCACACGTGGTGCGTAACATGCGCCAGACAGTATACAAGCGCGTTACAGAACTGCACCTGGGCTACTTCAGCAATGAGCGCAAAGGTGACCTGATGACGCGCCTGACCGTGGACATACAAGAAGTGGAGAATTCAGTAGTAAGTACCCTGACGGTGGTAGTGCGCGAGCCAATCTCCATCATCGCCTTTTTTATACTACTGTTCAATATGTCAGTGGAGCTGACGCTGTTTTCGCTTATCCTTCTGCCTTTGTCGGGTGGTATCATAGCAGGCATCTCCAAGCGCTTAAAGCGAAAGGCCAAAGAAGGCCAGAACTCCCTGAGCTTTATACTCACTATTATCGATGAGACACTGAGCGGTATGCGCGTAGTAAAGGCTTTTAACGCGGAGCCTTTTATACTCAGCAAATTCCATGATCAGAACAACCGCTATGCCCGCATTCAGCGCTCCATAGCTAATAAGCGTGACCTAGCCTCTCCCCTTTCGGAGTTTCTGGGGGTTTCGGTGGTAGCAGGACTGCTGCTGTACGGTGGTACACTGGTTCTAAACCAGGAGTCAGAATTATCGGCTAGTGAGTTCATTACTTATATTATCCTGTTTTCGCAGGTGCTGGTACCGGCCAAAGCCATGTCAGCAGCTTTCAGCAATATCCAGCGGGGCCTGGTATCCGGCGACCGTGTGCTGCAGGTGATTGATACGAAGCCTATGATCACCAACAAACCAAATGCGAAAGTTCTACCAGCCTTCAGGCATGAGATAGAGTTCCGGGATGTAGCCTTTGCCTACGGTGATAAACCAGTTTTGCAGGACATCAACTTCAGGATTGAGAAAGGTAAAACGGTAGCGCTGGTAGGCCCATCAGGTGGAGGTAAGTCTACCTTGGCCGATTTGCTGCCACGTTTTTATGACCCAACAGCAGGTGCTATACTTATCGATGGTCACGATATTCGGGATTATACGATAGAATCGGTGCGGGCGCAGATTGGGGTGGTAACGCAGGAATCTATCCTGTTTAACGATACGATCTTCAACAACATCGCCTTCAACAAAACCGATGCTACAGAGGAAGAAGTAATTGCTGCTGCTAAAATTGCCAACGCACACGAGTTTATCATCAACTCCGAAGATGGCTATCAGACCATGATCGGCGACCGGGGCGGCAAGCTCTCCGGAGGGCAGCGCCAGCGCCTGAGCATTGCAAGGGCTATACTGCAGAACCCGCCTATACTTATACTTGATGAGGCCACCTCAGCTCTGGATACGGAGTCGGAGAAACTGGTACAGGAAGCATTGACAAACCTGATGAAGAACCGTACTTCTGTGGTAATTGCGCACCGCCTGAGCACGATACAGCATGCAGATGAAATTCTGGTGCTGCAGCAAGGCCGTATAGTGGAGCGAGGCACCCATGAGGAGCTACTGGAGCACTCGGGTTTATATGCAAAACTGACCCAAATGCAGCTTACAGTATAA
- the lpcA gene encoding D-sedoheptulose 7-phosphate isomerase gives MTSTTILAELTQAQEVLSAFLSDAQNIASIEQAADAMANSIKNGGKILSCGNGGSMCDAMHFAEELTGRYRDNRKAIPAISISDPSHMSCVGNDYGYDHVFSRYLEALGNNGDVLLAISTSGNSSNVIKAAETAKAKGMKVVGLTGKDGGKLAPLCDVEVRVPHFGYADRVQEIHIKVIHILILLLEQKLV, from the coding sequence ATGACATCTACTACCATACTTGCAGAACTAACGCAGGCACAGGAAGTGCTTTCTGCGTTTCTGTCTGATGCGCAAAACATCGCATCTATTGAACAGGCCGCCGACGCAATGGCTAACTCCATCAAAAACGGGGGCAAGATTCTAAGTTGCGGCAACGGAGGTTCCATGTGCGATGCCATGCACTTTGCCGAGGAACTAACCGGTCGCTACCGCGATAACCGCAAAGCCATACCTGCCATTTCCATCTCCGACCCCAGCCACATGAGCTGTGTCGGTAACGACTACGGTTATGACCATGTATTTTCCCGCTACCTCGAAGCGTTAGGCAATAACGGAGACGTATTACTTGCTATTAGCACGAGCGGCAACTCTAGCAACGTGATCAAAGCAGCCGAAACCGCAAAGGCAAAAGGCATGAAAGTAGTAGGCCTCACTGGTAAAGACGGCGGCAAACTTGCTCCGCTTTGTGATGTAGAGGTGCGTGTTCCTCACTTCGGCTACGCTGATCGTGTACAGGAAATCCATATCAAAGTGATACACATACTTATACTATTGCTAGAGCAGAAATTAGTATAA